The uncultured Desulfatiglans sp. DNA window TTCGACAGTCAGGAACCTCATTCTTCGATTGTCGTATTTAGGTTTCTTGACCTGATCGACCGGGTTGTCGATAGCGAAACCATGCCCGGCAAGGTGGTTGAAAACTTGCCTGATCACGGCGAGGGCAAGCTCTTGATAGCGAGGGCTGCGCCCTTCTTTTGTCATATTCGATTTGATCTTCTCAAGATGGAAAGGGGAAATGTCCACCAGTCGTTTATCTCCTATCACGGGCGCTATCCAATTATCGTACAGGCTCTTCTCGTGTTTCCAACTGTTCGGGTTCCTCCTGGCCCCTTGGATGTGCGGTAGGTAAACCTCTTCCCAGGCTTTTTTAAAGAGAAGGCCCTCCCGTTCCTGTCGCTTTTCCTCAGCTTCCCGTTCCTGTCGCGCCTGGTCGTCGAGGGCCCGTTTTTCGCGGAGGGTCCGGGGGCCCTCGCCTCGTCGCTGATTCTCTTGTAACTCGGCCAGGATCGCGGCGGCTTTCTTTTCCGTCATGCCTTTACTGGCCCAGCCACACGCCTCTTCGATCATCCTTCCGTCGAGTTTATAGAAGATCGAGAAATACCGATCGGCCCCAATCCCATGCTTTCTGGAGGGGTGTTCACGGTATCTTACGCCGGGATAACGGGACCTTACACGCTTCATTTTGTCCAACCCCTGTCCAACTTTTTTTATCAAAAGCCCGTGTTTTTGAGGGAAGTTTAGGGAAGTCTCATAGCAGATAATTGTCTGAATCGTCAAGATAAAATGAATTTGAGGGAAGTCTAGGGAATCGTGTTGAATGGATTCCTAATCTGGGTGTCGTGCGTTCGAGTCGCGCCGGGGGCACCAGTAAAATCAAGGGCTTATGGCTTACAGCCAAAGCCCTTTTTCTATATATGCCTTGCCAGTGAAAGGATAGTGAAAGGAATTCTCTTTAGTGAAAGGGGGACGGACCGGGATGTAAGCCTTTCGAGGAATGAATTATTTCTGGGTTGATGAGCCCGGAAGCAGGTCAAAAAAACTCGAGGTTTCCACCGCAGGTTTGAGCTTGTCTCTAAGCTTGCGGTTTTCGGCCGCTATGAACAGCGTGATCATGGCCAGGGTCTCGGCTTCGGCCAAGATTCCAGCCCGCGAATCGCCAATGATCTTCTTCAGGATGTGATGGTGCCCGTGGCGGCGCAAAATCTCCGAAAGCAGGCTTTTGACCGAAGGGGTTTCGGAGCAGAAAATCTCCTCGATCACCTTGATGCCATGGTCATAGATCACGGGAGGCCTCCTCAATACGCTGCATCTGCGAAAGTTCGAACTCGGAGAGATCGTTCTTGGCGATGGCGACATCGTATCGATGGCTTTTCCCGTGGGGCGCACCTTCCCAACGGGTCAAACCCATGTTTTCCTTGCGGTGATCGGCTCGGTCGAAAAGGCCCCCCGCCGCGACAAAGGTCAGATATTCGGCGGCAGAGGAACGGACGAGGGAAAGTTCCTTTTTCCCGCGCCCCTGTGAGTTCTTGCCCTTACTCATCCCTGGATACCTCTTATTTGTAGGCGAAGGTGCGAAGACGCGTAGCGGAAAATTTTCAGCCGAAAGGGAAGCGGAGCATGACGGATTTCCCCAAAGGGAGGGATCGGGGCGGTAGCGCCGCAGCCCTGAAAGCGACAAAAGTTTCTGGCGATACGAAGAAAAAAACCCGGCCAATAACCGGACGCGGTTAAAAGACGGGTCTGACTTTTTTAGATGGTGGAGGGAACAGCTCTCGACCGCAACTCAGTCTCCGACCCCAAACTACCCCGTAACACATTTAAAACAAAGGGCTTCACATAGGAAGTCGAGCCACGCCTCAAGTTCCCACCGGGGAAGCAACTTTTCTCCCCCGATTTCCAAGCTCCGGACGAGTATGCTGGGTTTGCAACCCGAGCGGATACCAAGAACAACCTCCCAACGAATCTGATTCGATTCCGAGAATGGGAATCGAACTGGCCTACCTGCCCGGCAGCTCCGTGCCACGACTCATGATCTCGATATAGCCCGCATAGCTGAACAGGCGGTTGCGTTTCTGGGCGGTCAGCTCCTTGACGATGCCAAGCTGCTCCAGGTGGCCGAGCGCCTTGTTGACGGTCGCCGGGGTGATGCCGGTCTTTTCCACCAGAGAGCCCGAGGTGGCAATGGGATGTTCCATCAGCGCCCGGTGGACCAGCAGGGTGGATGCCGCCGCTCGTCCCAGGCCGCTGATCTTGTCACGGTCCTGGTTCGACAAATCGAGAAGTTGCTGGGCCGTTTCCACAGCCTGGGTGGCGGTGACTATGACAGCCTCGGCAAAGAAATCGAGCCAGGCTTCCCAGTCACCGGTCATGCGCACATTGTTCAGCAACTCGTAGTAATACTGACGATGCGTCTTGAAGTAGAGGCTGAGGTAGAGCATCGGCTCCCGCAGCACCTTCTGCTCGCACAGCAGCAGCGCGATCAGCAGACGCCCCAGACGGCCGTTACCGTCCAGAAATGGGTGGATCGTCTCGAACTGCACATGTGCCAGCGCCGCCTTGAGCAGCACCGGGGTCGGCTCCGGCTGGTCATGGAGGAAGAGCTCCAGCTTGCTCATGCACTCCAGCACCTCTTCGGCCGGAGGCGGAACGAAGGCCGCATTGCCCGGCCGGGTGCCGCCGATCCAGTTCTGGCTGTGCCGGAACTCGCCCGGGGTCTGATTGCTGCCCCGGCCCTTGGTCAGCAGCACGCCGTGAATCTCACGGAACAGCCGCAGGGACAGCGGCAGCCCTTCCTCCAGCAGGCGCAGACCATGGTCGAGGGCCGCGACATAGTTGCTGACCTCCCGCACATCATCGAGCGGCACACCGGGCTCCTGGTCCAACTCGAACAGCAGCAGGTCGGACAGGGACGACTGCGTCCCCTCAATCATCGAGGAGAGCACCGCTTCGTTACGGACGTACATATAAAGGAACAGCGAGGTGTCCGGCAGCAGGGTCGAGACGCTGTCCAGCCGCCCGAGAGCCAGCAGCGCCTGATCGAACTTGCTGCGCAGCTCTGGCGTCCAGTCGATGGGCGGACGTGGCGGCAGCGGCGCGGGCACGAAGGCCTGGGCCTTCTCACCCACCGTCGAAATGGTCACGTATCTGCCTTGGAGTTCTCGCTTCATCCTGCCTGCCTCGAACCTAAAATAAGGTTCGCCTTTATTTTATTTTCACTGCACATCCTAAAATAAAGAAGCGGGAAGGAAAAATCAAGCGGATTTCCTGGAAGGCCACCTCGATTTCCTCAGACGAGCGTTCGACGGTGCAACGCACTTGCTAACCCAAGTTTGCCATTTTTTTACCAAAAGCTGATATTTCAGTATGTTAGCCGATTTTATGTTCACTACTCATTTTACGGTCGCGATTTTTTTCGGCATGGGGACCTCCTTTAGTCGCAGGTGCTGATAGATTTCCTGATGTTCGGGTTCAGCGCTGCTACAGAGGCGCAGATGCTTGCGGTGGACCGTATCCTGTTCTTTGACATTGAACTCGATGGTCAGGCGTTGGTGGGTCGAGAGGATATCTCGGACAGTGAGCCATGAACGATGGTCGCCACACAGATGCAGCTTATGTTCAATGACGTGCAGGATGTGGTAGGCCAGCACCGATATGAACAGGTGTGTATCGGCGCGCTGCTCCAACTGGTGGAAGTTTGGCCTGAGCCCGAGTGCAGATTTCATTGACCGAAAGGCGCGTTCCACCCGGGTGAGCATGACGTAGGTTTCCCAGATTTCGAGATCGGTCCACGTCGTATGATCGGTTCGCAGGAGGTAGCAGCCTTCGAACTGGCGCTCGGTGTCGTACCGGGAACGTTTTTCCCAGGTGATGGCTTTGGCCTGGGCCTTTTTCCCGGGCCTTTGTTCAGCGATCACTTCGACGTCATAGAGTTTGGATGCGCGTGGGTATTTCTCGCGCAAGCGGCCAACCATCTCGACTACTTTGTGGTACACCTTGGTGTGACCTTTTTTGCCGAGACCGTCCTGGTAGTATTGCAAACGTTCGAGAAACAGCGTTTCCTGACGGCTTCGAATGGCTTGGTCCTTCGCCGTTCGGCCCGTACTGCGGCACAAAAGGAAGGCTTCATGCTCCAGTTGATGGCGCTTGACCTCCAGCGTGTATNGATCGGTCTGGCGGATAATCTGCATCGTCATGGTTTCGTCGGGGATAAAATCGGCCTTGCCCCGCTGCACCACGATGTAATGAAACCCGCTGGTTTTCAGGTAGGCAATGTTGTCGGCGGTGGCGATCCCGGCATCGAGGATGATCGTGCGGTCCCTGGCCAGATGGGGCCTTAGCTCGACCAGTGATTCAATGATCTGCTTGAGGGTGTTGCACTCCGTCTGATTGCCCGGGTAAAGACGGCTATACTTGGCAAAGCCGAGTTCATCCACCACGAGGGCCAGGGTCAGCAGTTTGCAGTCCGAGCGTTTCTCTTTGCTGTGTCCCCGCTTCGCTTTGGGATTGCCGGTTGCCTGCCCTTCAAGGTAGGTATTGGTCAGNNNNNNNNNNNNNNNNNNNNNNNNNNNNNNNNNNNNNNNNNNNNNNNNNNNNNNNNNNNNNNNNNNNNNNNNNNNNNNNNNNNNNNNNNNNNNNNNNNNNNNNNNNNNNNNNNNNNNNNNNNNNNNNNNNNNNNNNNNNNNNNNNNNNNNNNNNNNNNNNNNNNNNNNNNNNNNNNNNNNNNNNNNNNNNNNNNNNNNNNNNNNNNNNNNNNNNNNNNNNNNNNNNNNNNNNNNNNNNNNNNNNNNNNNNNNNNNNNNNNNNNNNNNNNNNNNNNNNNNNNNNNNNNNNNNNNNNNNNNNNNNNNNNNNNNNNNNNNNNNNNNNNNNNNNNNNNNNNNNNNNNNNNNNNNNNNNNNNNNNNNNNNNNNNNNNNNNNNNNNNNNNNNNNNNNNNNNNNNNNNNNNNNNNNNNNNNNNNNNNNNNNNNNNNNNNNNNNNNNNNNNNNNNNNNNNNNNNNNNNNNNNNNNNNNNNNNNNNNNNNNNNNNNNNNNNNNNNNNNNNNNNNNNNNNNNNNNNNNNNNNNNNNNNNNNNNNNNNNNNNNNNNNNNNNNNNNNNNNNNNNNNNNNNNNNNNNNNNNNNNNNNNNNNNNNNNNNNNNNNNNNNNNNNNNNNNNNNNNNNNNNNNNNNNNNNNNNTCGACGAGATGCAAATACTCGTAGACCTTCTTGGAGTGGCGATTGGATTTACGTACCCGTTTAATATACATGCTCAGAGGCATACCACTTATAGAACCGCCTGTAAAGCAGAAAATGTATTTATGGGTCACTACAAACGCCAAAAACGGGGCCTGAATACTGAAAAATCAACTGCTTATGTCTGTAGATAGGTTGATTTTAGGGCCAAAATAACCCCCAATCTGGGATTTTTGGCAAACTTGGGTTAAGCGCTGCTTAATAGCTCGGTCCATCCGCGCATAAGCCTCATGCCGTGACCTATGTCGCAAGTTCACCCCCCAAGTCAGCCCACAAGTCGAGTCCATCTCAATATGAGCCGGTTTACTGCCGACGGCAGTTATCCGAATTTTCCGGATAACTGAATCTCTATCCGGCTTGTGATCGCACCAGCCTCTTTACCTCCCGACGAACCGTTAAGCATTGCTTAACAGTTGCCACACCGGGCCGTTCTCACCGTCACCGTCTTTCTGTCGCAAGCCGTGTCGTGAGCCTGTCACAAGTTTTGTCGTGTGTTTGTCGCAAGTTACCCGGGAAGTCGATAGCCCAGTTGATTGGTCCCCCCGGTCATGACTCGCGTTCCTTTTTCCGGGGTGGCTTCAGCTTTTTGATGTCTTCTTCCAGCTCCTTGAGGCTCTCTTCATGCTGGATGCGCCGCTGCGATTCCCGGAATTTGTCATACTCCAGCGCGGCTTTTTCCTGGGCCATCTGCTGGCTGATTTTGCCCGCGTGGGTCAGTAGCTCACGGCCGTTGAGCTGAATAATGGCATCCAGCCGCCCAATCCAGTCGGTCATGTGCATGGGAATTCTCTGCTGGGCCATGGTTTCGGCGAAGGCCAGGTATTGCTCCACCAGCAGACCGAGCAGTTTCATTTCGTCCTCGGCGAGGTAATTCTTGGCGATGCCCGCATCGCTTTTGCGCACCGCCGGTTCACCCTTTTTGTCGAACGACTGCATTCCCATCAGGGGCATAGCTGCGTCTGCCCGGCGATACACCAGTTCCGCCGCCGTTTGGCGGCTGATGGCCCACAGGAGCTTGTTCTGGACGATCTTGAAAAATTCGATGGTCTTTTCGTCCCTGGGGTTATAGTCGATACTGGTGGTGTAGATGTCCTTGATCTTCTGATAGAAGAAGCGCTCGGAAAGGCGGATTTCACGGATGCGTTCCTGCAGCTCCGTGAAATAGGTCATCGAATTGCCGGTCTTAAATCGCTCATCATTCAGGGCAAAACCCTTGACGATGTATTCCTTCAGCCGCTGGGTGGCCCAGATGCGAAACTGGGTGCCACGCTTGGATTTGACTCGGTAACCCACTGAAATAATGACATCCAGGTTGTAACTTTGAACCTGATAGGTCTTTCCGTCGGCGGCAGTATGTGCAAATTTTGCACATACTGAGGCCTCCTCCAATTCACCTTCCTTGAATACATTGCGTAAATGCTTGGTGATGACCGAGCGTTCACGGCCGAACAAATCAGCCATCTGGTCCTGAGTCAGCCAAACCGTCTCGTCTTCCAGTCGTACATCGATTTTGATCCTGCCGTCAGTCGCCTGATAGATGAGAATTTCAGAATCACTCATAGCGCCTCCAGAAAGCCCCGCGCCCGTTCGATGCGGGTGATCGCCTGGGTCATGCGATTGGTGATGGTGAAGTTCGGGTTAAAGCTCATATCGTCCTTCGCTACTCTCTACGACGCCATGCTGGCGTAGTAGGGTGACGGCACCGTTGGGTACGCCCGGAACACATGCACGAAAACCGCCTCTGTCTTGTCCCGCACGTCCTCCTCTGAATAGGTTTCCGGCAGTCCGGTTTGCTCGCTCCAGAGATAATCCTGAATCGTCAGTCGGACCGCGTCCCGGGTGGATTCCTTGTCGCGCCAGTGATTGATCCGCAACTTTTCCGCCTTGAGCGTTTCGAGTAAATCGACGGCCACCGCCTTGATGCGTTTGATGTCACCGGACGTCAGGTCCGGTTTCCTCAGCAGGTCGAAAACGGCGAGACTTTCCTCGTCGAGTCTTTCCCGCACGGCGCGGCTCTCCTCATCGTCCATCTCACCCATGATCTGCAGAAGCGCTTCAAAGGTCTTCTCGATGGTCACCCGATCCTTCTCGCGGTTGTACTCGGCGACGATCTCCTCGTAATGCCTTTGGAAATCGATTCTCAAGGGATTCTGCTGGAGCAGACACTGCAGGCGTTGTTCGATGGCGGTTTTGAGATTCTGCACGGTGGTGCGTTTGGCCGGGCTGCGCTCGAACTCCCGGCGCAACCGGTCGAAATCGATCTTGCTGATATCGTATAATGGTGACTCTTCAGCAACAGCCGGTTGGGTCTGGGTCTCAATCGCCTCATCGACCACCTGATGCAGCTGACGGATGATATCGGTGATGTCCGCCTGCTCACGGTCCTGTTGCAAGCTTTTATAAACGATGTTGATCGCGTCGAAGTCGCCCCGGCAATCATTGACGCCTTCGATGGTGATGCAGGCCTTGAATTTCGAGAACACCGCCCGGCACATCACCTCGAAGCGTTTTCTCGTCTCGTCGTTTTGGTTCGCCGCCTCCTTGGCGGCGAGAATCGCCGCATTTCGGGCAAATCCGGTCTGCCCGGTAATCCCATCCAACGACGCAATTCGTTCCGAGAGAAAGGCCCGGACAAAGGCAATCGCTTCACGAAGATCGGCCAGCAGTTCCTCATCCGGTTTTGCCGGTTCGGTCTCGCCGCCGTTGCCTCCGCGTCCGTCATCGCCCGTTCCGGCAAAGGTCGCCAGCGCCTTGCGCAGATTTTTCAGGATGCCGCAATAATCGACGATCATCCCGTTGTTCTTGCCTTCGCTCACCCGGTTTGCCCTGGCAATGGCCTGCATCAATGTGTGTGCCTTGAGCGGCTTGTCCAGGTACAGGGTGGAGAGGCTGGGAACGTCAAAGCCGGTCAGCCACATGGCGCAGACAATGGCCACGCGAAACGGGTGCTCCTCGGCCTTGAAGGCATCGTCCAGCGACAGCCGCTGCATGTTCTGGAACTGCGGCTGTTTCCGCATGACCTCCGGCAGGTCGATGCCTTCTTTGATAAGGCGACGGTGCGGGGTGATGTCCAGCTCCCACTTGCGAAACTTCTCGACCTCGCCCTGTTCCTCGCTGACCACCACCGCCATCTGCGTCTGGCGCATCCACTCGATCTGACGGCGGCGGTACTGTTCGTCCTGCTCATCCGTGGCCGTGGGCAACTGCGCTTCCAGCTCGCCGATTCGCTCATTCCAATAGAACTCAGCCAGCTTGTGCATGCGGACGCAGGTGATCTTGTCGATACAGACCAGCATCGCCTT harbors:
- a CDS encoding Integrase family protein, with product MKRVRSRYPGVRYREHPSRKHGIGADRYFSIFYKLDGRMIEEACGWASKGMTEKKAAAILAELQENQRRGEGPRTLREKRALDDQARQEREAEEKRQEREGLLFKKAWEEVYLPHIQGARRNPNSWKHEKSLYDNWIAPVIGDKRLVDISPFHLEKIKSNMTKEGRSPRYQELALAVIRQVFNHLAGHGFAIDNPVDQVKKPKYDNRRMRFLTVEEASALLEELATRSITAHDMALLSLHAGLRFGEIAALQWQDVDLQRGILTLRDTKNAETRSAFMSGAVKAMLERRPKGKPSDYVFQSKKGGRIKKISHAFFRAVDALGLNDGVKDRRQEVCFHSLRHTHASWLIERGANLYAVKEILGHKDFSTTSRYSHLGENTLKSAIESLNGTLPENRDFFSSVRKKLTKRKKSAPSKKD
- a CDS encoding hypothetical protein (Evidence 5 : Unknown function), encoding MIYDHGIKVIEEIFCSETPSVKSLLSEILRRHGHHHILKKIIGDSRAGILAEAETLAMITLFIAAENRKLRDKLKPAVETSSFFDLLPGSSTQK
- a CDS encoding hypothetical protein (Evidence 5 : Unknown function); amino-acid sequence: MSKGKNSQGRGKKELSLVRSSAAEYLTFVAAGGLFDRADHRKENMGLTRWEGAPHGKSHRYDVAIAKNDLSEFELSQMQRIEEASRDL
- a CDS encoding hypothetical protein (Evidence 5 : Unknown function); the encoded protein is MARSCRAGRPVRFPFSESNQIRWEVVLGIRSGCKPSILVRSLEIGGEKLLPRWELEAWLDFLCEALCFKCVTG
- a CDS encoding putative Fic/DOC (Evidence 3 : Putative function from multiple computational evidences), whose protein sequence is MKRELQGRYVTISTVGEKAQAFVPAPLPPRPPIDWTPELRSKFDQALLALGRLDSVSTLLPDTSLFLYMYVRNEAVLSSMIEGTQSSLSDLLLFELDQEPGVPLDDVREVSNYVAALDHGLRLLEEGLPLSLRLFREIHGVLLTKGRGSNQTPGEFRHSQNWIGGTRPGNAAFVPPPAEEVLECMSKLELFLHDQPEPTPVLLKAALAHVQFETIHPFLDGNGRLGRLLIALLLCEQKVLREPMLYLSLYFKTHRQYYYELLNNVRMTGDWEAWLDFFAEAVIVTATQAVETAQQLLDLSNQDRDKISGLGRAAASTLLVHRALMEHPIATSGSLVEKTGITPATVNKALGHLEQLGIVKELTAQKRNRLFSYAGYIEIMSRGTELPGR
- a CDS encoding transposase (fragment); its protein translation is MVDELGFAKYSRLYPGNQTECNTLKQIIESLVELRPHLARDRTIILDAGIATADNIAYLKTSGFHYIVVQRGKADFIPDETMTMQIIRQTDXYTLEVKRHQLEHEAFLLCRSTGRTAKDQAIRSRQETLFLERLQYYQDGLGKKGHTKVYHKVVEMVGRLREKYPRASKLYDVEVIAEQRPGKKAQAKAITWEKRSRYDTERQFEGCYLLRTDHTTWTDLEIWETYVMLTRVERAFRSMKSALGLRPNFHQLEQRADTHLFISVLAYHILHVIEHKLHLCGDHRSWLTVRDILSTHQRLTIEFNVKEQDTVHRKHLRLCSSAEPEHQEIYQHLRLKEVPMPKKIATVK
- a CDS encoding hypothetical protein (Evidence 5 : Unknown function), encoding MDSTCGLTWGVNLRHRSRHEAYARMDRAIKQRLTQVCQKSQIGGYFGPKINLSTDISS
- a CDS encoding conserved hypothetical protein (Evidence 4 : Unknown function but conserved in other organisms), with amino-acid sequence MSDSEILIYQATDGRIKIDVRLEDETVWLTQDQMADLFGRERSVITKHLRNVFKEGELEEASVCAKFAHTAADGKTYQVQSYNLDVIISVGYRVKSKRGTQFRIWATQRLKEYIVKGFALNDERFKTGNSMTYFTELQERIREIRLSERFFYQKIKDIYTTSIDYNPRDEKTIEFFKIVQNKLLWAISRQTAAELVYRRADAAMPLMGMQSFDKKGEPAVRKSDAGIAKNYLAEDEMKLLGLLVEQYLAFAETMAQQRIPMHMTDWIGRLDAIIQLNGRELLTHAGKISQQMAQEKAALEYDKFRESQRRIQHEESLKELEEDIKKLKPPRKKERES
- a CDS encoding hypothetical protein (Evidence 5 : Unknown function) — translated: MSFNPNFTITNRMTQAITRIERARGFLEAL
- a CDS encoding Type I site-specific deoxyribonuclease, HsdR family; the protein is MTPAPYTEDSLVQQTTAEYLEQELGWESVYAYNNEDFGPDSLLGRESDREVVLTRTLRTKIEELNPGLPATAYDNAVRQIVTVSASQTMAVTNREKYELIKDGVQVTFRNVKGERVRRRLRVFDFDIPENNHFLCVRELWVRGDLYRRRADIVGFVNGLPLLFMELKNVSKDIRAAYEQNFLDYKDTVPHLFHHNAFVVLANGVDAKLGSLTSRFEHFHEWKRLAENQPGVVAMETLLKGVCAKANFLDLVENFIVFDDSAGESRKILARNHQFLGVNRAIEAVRDRNIRNGKLGVFWHTQGSGKSYSMVLFTRKVHRKLGGNFTFLILTDRDDLDTQIYKTFAGCGVVDNDRDPCRAASGEHLAQLLAQHKSHVFSLIQKFNQTVSESEAYSRRDDLIVITDEAHRTQYGTLALNMRNALPNASYIGFTGTPLFKDDEITRRVFGDYVSTYDFQRAVEDKATVPLYYDARGDKLGVAVGDLNERIAEKLEELETGNIDVEQRLEQELKRDYHIITAGKRLDQVARDFVRHYSTAWETGKAMLVCIDKITCVRMHKLAEFYWNERIGELEAQLPTATDEQDEQYRRRQIEWMRQTQMAVVVSEEQGEVEKFRKWELDITPHRRLIKEGIDLPEVMRKQPQFQNMQRLSLDDAFKAEEHPFRVAIVCAMWLTGFDVPSLSTLYLDKPLKAHTLMQAIARANRVSEGKNNGMIVDYCGILKNLRKALATFAGTGDDGRGGNGGETEPAKPDEELLADLREAIAFVRAFLSERIASLDGITGQTGFARNAAILAAKEAANQNDETRKRFEVMCRAVFSKFKACITIEGVNDCRGDFDAINIVYKSLQQDREQADITDIIRQLHQVVDEAIETQTQPAVAEESPLYDISKIDFDRLRREFERSPAKRTTVQNLKTAIEQRLQCLLQQNPLRIDFQRHYEEIVAEYNREKDRVTIEKTFEALLQIMGEMDDEESRAVRERLDEESLAVFDLLRKPDLTSGDIKRIKAVAVDLLETLKAEKLRINHWRDKESTRDAVRLTIQDYLWSEQTGLPETYSEEDVRDKTEAVFVHVFRAYPTVPSPYYASMAS